A window of the Diceros bicornis minor isolate mBicDic1 chromosome 28, mDicBic1.mat.cur, whole genome shotgun sequence genome harbors these coding sequences:
- the LOC131393655 gene encoding calicin-like — MKWEFTEKNYDSFLLQKLNEQRKCKEYWDMALTVDYHVFYAHRNMLAAVSPVVKSLISSDDVKATDELFITLDPNYLSPATVDQLLDYFYSGKVVISEQNVEELLRGAQYFNTPRLRNHCNDFLIKSISPVNCLRHLVLAEMFGLKEVSDLAYTGIRDNFHYWASPEGSMPEGFLCCPPVIFGRLLQDEHLHVLNEDQALRALLNWVYFWKDEREKHFMKFFSYINLNAVSNDTLVFASNKLRAMENSSAHTTLIESVLVERKQERPSSLLSHQRKGALLDSVVILGGQKAQGKFNDGVFAYIIQENLWLKLSEMPYRAAALSATSAGRYIYVSGGTTDQISGLKMAWRYDIDDNSWTKLPDLPIGLVFHTMVTCGGTVYSVGGSIAPRQYVSNIYCYDERKEAWCLAGRMSIPMDATAVITKGDQNLYIVTGRCLVKCNIIRVGVVDCFDTNTGEVVQSITFPIEFNHRPLLAFYHDNILCVQSHWQSMEINLQKIKANRTTISLPLLPNNCPLDESHAICSIGDGRVFVCGGVTTASGVQKKDCNISPNAYLLDQKTGQWKTLAPPPEPLDCPACCLVKLPCKVLQRN; from the coding sequence ATGAAATGGGAATTCACTGAGAAAAACTACGACAGCTTCCTGCTGCAGAAACTGAACGAACAGAGGAAATGCAAAGAGTACTGGGACATGGCCCTGACTGTGGACTACCATGTCTTTTATGCACATCGCAACATGCTGGCTGCTGTCTCTCCAGTAGTAAAGAGCCTCATCTCTAGTGATGATGTGAAAGCCACCGATGAGCTCTTTATCACCCTTGACCCCAACTATCTGAGTCCGGCCACCGTGGACCAGCTCCTGGACTACTTCTACAGCGGCAAGGTGGTGATCTCGGAGCAGAACGTGGAGGAGCTCCTTCGTGGGGCCCAGTATTTCAACACCCCACGCCTTCGAAACCACTGCAATGACTTCCTGATTAAGTCCATTAGCCCtgtcaactgcttgcgccacctcgTCTTGGCTGAGATGTTTGGGCTCAAAGAGGTATCAGACTTGGCCTACACTGGCATTCGCGACAACTTCCACTACTGGGCCAGTCCTGAGGGCTCCATGCCTGAGGGCTTCCTGTGCTGTCCACCTGTCATCTTTGGCCGCCTGCTTCAAGATGAACACTTGCATGTGCTCAATGAGGACCAGGCTCTCAGGGCACTCCTAAATTGGGTGTACTTCTGGAAGGATGAGCGGGAGAAGCATTTCATGAAGTTCTTCTCTTACATCAATCTCAATGCCGTCTCCAATGACACACTGGTCTTTGCCAGCAACAAGTTGAGGGCCATGGAGAATAGCTCAGCCCACACAACCCTGATTGAGAGTGTCCTTGTGGAACGAAAGCAGGAGAGGCCATCCAGCCTGCTGAGCCACCAGCGGAAGGGGGCCCTGCTTGATTCGGTGGTCATCCTAGGTGGCCAAAAGGCCCAGGGCAAGTTCAACGATGGAGTGTTTGCCTATATCATTCAGGAGAACCTGTGGTTGAAGCTCTCAGAGATGCCCTATCGGGCAGCAGCACTTAGTGCCACCTCTGCTGGTCGCTACATCTATGTCTCTGGTGGCACCACTGACCAGATTTCAGGGCTGAAGATGGCTTGGCGGTATGACATTGATGACAACTCCTGGACCAAGTTGCCTGACCTGCCAATTGGGCTTGTCTTCCACACCATGGTGACCTGTGGGGGGACAGTGTACTCAGTGGGTGGGAGCATTGCCCCAAGACAGTATGTCTCTAACATCTATTGTTATGATGAGCGCAAGGAGGCCTGGTGCCTGGCAGGCAGGATGAGCATCCCTATGGATGCCACAGCTGTGATCACCAAGGGTGACCAGAACCTGTACATTGTCACTGGGCGGTGCTTGGTAAAGTGCAACATCATCCGAGTCGGGGTGGTGGACTGCTTTGACACCAACACTGGGGAGGTGGTCCAGAGTATCACCTTCCCCATTGAGTTCAACCACCGGCCCCTGCTCGCTTTTTATCATGACAACATCCTCTGTGTGCAAAGCCACTGGCAGAGCATGGAAATCAACCTGCAGAAGATCAAGGCCAACAGGACGACCATCTCACTTCCTCTCTTGCCCAACAACTGTCCCTTGGATGAGTCCCATGCTATATGCTCCATTGGAGATGGCAGGGTGTTTGTATGCGGGGGTGTCACCACAGCCAGCGGTGTTCAGAAAAAGGACTGCAACATCAGTCCAAATGCCTACTTGCTGGACCAAAAGACAGGCCAGTGGAAGACCCTGGCCCCCCCACCGGAGCCACTGGACTGTCCCGCCTGCTGTCTAGTCAAGCTGCCTTGCAAGGTTCTTCAAAGGAATTAA